The Hymenobacter swuensis DY53 genome includes the window CCGGCGGCACCTATACGTGGTCGGTGCCCAGCGGGGCCACTATCGTAAGCGGGCAGGGCACCAACGCCATTCAGGTAAACTTCAGCAGCACAGCAACTAGTGGTAACGTGACGGCCTCAGTGGCCGTGAGCGGCTGCGCTACGGCCACCTACTCCAAAGCCCTGACGGTGACGCCGGCCCTACAACTGGACCGCGTGTATGAGGACTACGAAAGTAACCGTGTCATTACGTACGGCACCGTCACGGGGACGCTCACGCAGGCCGTGAACAATCCTTCGGCGGTTATCAATACCTCCGCCAAAGTGGGCCAGTACGTGCGTAATGCCTCGGAGCAGTACGACGTGCTGTACGTGCGCAATCTGGGCATCGGCAATGCCAACGATTATGTGGCGGGCCGCCGCAAGGTGTTTATTGATGTGTACTCCACCGCTCCGGTAGGCAGTAAGGTGACCATGCAGTTCGAGAACAGTCAGGTTACCACGGCCATCAACTTCCCGGCGGGGCGGCACAGCGCCTACCGCGCCTATACCACCCGCCAGAACGCCTGGGAAACCCTGGAATTTGAGTTTGAGAAGAGCCTGGATGCGGGTACCAACATCTACTCCATCGACAACGTGGCTTTCCTGCTGCAGCCGGCCACCAACTCCGGGGCCACCTTCTACCTGGATAACCTCCTGATTAAGAAGCAGCCCGAAGCCCCGGTAGTCGCCACAGAAGTACTCCAGAACTACGACGGTACGGCCAAGCTGACTTTCAACGCGGCTAGCACCAACGGCGCGTACACGGCCCCCACGGCCAACCCCTCGGCTACCGGCGTAAATACCACGGCCAACGTGGCCCGTTACGTGCGCAACTCCACCCAGCAGTACGACGTGCTGTTTTTCGATGCCGGCGCGCCAGGCACCGTGATTCAGGACGCGGGCCTGTTCAAGAACCAGACCTACCAGTTGCAGGTGGATGTGTACACCTCGGCCCCGGTGGGTACGCCCATCAACATCACCCTGCAGAACAAGACGGCGGCCGCGCCCACAGGCTCCTTCCCGGCCGGCCGCAATAGCACCTACTTGGCCAACACCAGCAAGCAGAACCAGTGGGAGACCCTCACGTTTGCCTTCAACACCGCTCCTGACGCGGGCACGGCCAACGTGGCCATTGACCAACTGGCGGTGCTGTTCAACAGCGGAGCTTTCACCGGTGAAACGTACTATATTGATAACATCCGGATTGCCAAGAAGGCCACCCCGACCTACTCGGCCGGCACCACCTTCGAGAACTACGACGCGGTACGCAACCTGCCTCTGCGGAATGCGAATGGCACGTACGTAGCGGCGGCCAACAACCCCGCCGCCACCGGCATCAACACCTCTGCCAAAGTGGGCCAGTATACCCGTAACGCGGCTTCGCAGTACGATGCGCTGGCCCTGGCCAGCACCCAGATCAAGGATGGCAGTGCCTATGTGGCGGGCCAGAAGGTGTTTGCCCTAGACGTGTACACCTCTGCTCCGGCCGGCACGGTGGTGTCGTGGCAGCTGGAAAGCAGCACCTTCTCCAACCCCAACAACTACCCTACAGGCCGCCACAGCATCTACCAGGCTGTGGTGAAGCAGAGCAACGCCTGGCACACGCTCACTTTCAGCTACGCCAACTCGCCTGATTCCGGCACGCCCGATGCTGAGGTGGACAACGTGGTGCTGCTGTTCGCGCCGAACTCGACTACCGGCACAGTATACTACATCGACAACCTGCGCAGCCTCACCGCCAGTACAGCCCCTACCAACGTAGCCCCCACCGTCAGCCTGACCTCGCCGGCCAACGGCGCTACCTTCACGGTTCCGGCCAGCATTACCATCAACGCCAACGCCGCCGACCCAGATGGCAGCATCAGCAAAGTGGAGTTCTACCAGGGCTCGACACTGCTCGGCACCGACACCAGCAGCCCGTATAGCTACTCCTGGACGGGCGTAACGGCCGGCACCTACAGCCTCACGGCCAAAGCCACCGACAACGCCGGGGCCGTAACTACCTCCGGAGCCGTGAGCGTAACGGTGGGCTCCACACCCGCCGCCCAGGCCATTCCGGGTAAGATTGAGGCCGAAAGCTTCACCGCGCAGCAGGGCACCGACAAGGAAACCACCACCGACACCGGCGGCGGCCAGAACGTGGACTACTTCGACACCGGCGACTGGCTCGACTACACCGTGAACGTAGCCACGGCCGGCTCCTACACGGCCCAGTTCCGGGTAGCCTCGGCCACGGGTGGGGCCACGCTGCAGCTGCGCACCAGCGCGGGCGCGGTGCTGGGCAGCATCAACGTGGGGAATACCGGTGGCTGGCAGAGCTGGCAGACTATTAGCACCAGCGTAACGCTGCCGGCCGGCAACCAGACCCTGCGCCTCTACGCCGCCGCCTCCACCGGCTGCAACGTCAACTGGCTCAACTTTGCCTCGGCTACCCAAACGGCCACCAACCTGGCCTTGAACAAGCTTACCGTCACCTCTTCCACCGAAAACAGCGGCACGCCCGGCTCGGCCGCCGTGGATGGCAACACCACCAG containing:
- a CDS encoding carbohydrate-binding protein: METSTASPGRWLGRWARLALALGLGWALQPTTAQAQCNQLVWADEFNTAGDFAKWQVYNGDGCNVGNCNFGNAELQVYRPANATVTGGFLNIATRYENTVEGGRTYNYTSAKLQSKVTATGGLQTFRFGRIEARMKLPSAQGAWPAFWMLADPGNWPYTGEIDIMEAKHKNPKSVGGTIHYDAGGWHFTGRDYVSTLDLSQDFHVYAVEWGPDQIKWFVDGNLFHTASPKTTFAGGWPFNDGNFYIILNTAVGGPGTAYTGFQQPTPTDFPVTTQVDYVRVYKGTYNYAVLGVDQVHQGDQNKTFRMEAITGGTYTWSVPSGATIVSGQGTNAIQVNFSSTATSGNVTASVAVSGCATATYSKALTVTPALQLDRVYEDYESNRVITYGTVTGTLTQAVNNPSAVINTSAKVGQYVRNASEQYDVLYVRNLGIGNANDYVAGRRKVFIDVYSTAPVGSKVTMQFENSQVTTAINFPAGRHSAYRAYTTRQNAWETLEFEFEKSLDAGTNIYSIDNVAFLLQPATNSGATFYLDNLLIKKQPEAPVVATEVLQNYDGTAKLTFNAASTNGAYTAPTANPSATGVNTTANVARYVRNSTQQYDVLFFDAGAPGTVIQDAGLFKNQTYQLQVDVYTSAPVGTPINITLQNKTAAAPTGSFPAGRNSTYLANTSKQNQWETLTFAFNTAPDAGTANVAIDQLAVLFNSGAFTGETYYIDNIRIAKKATPTYSAGTTFENYDAVRNLPLRNANGTYVAAANNPAATGINTSAKVGQYTRNAASQYDALALASTQIKDGSAYVAGQKVFALDVYTSAPAGTVVSWQLESSTFSNPNNYPTGRHSIYQAVVKQSNAWHTLTFSYANSPDSGTPDAEVDNVVLLFAPNSTTGTVYYIDNLRSLTASTAPTNVAPTVSLTSPANGATFTVPASITINANAADPDGSISKVEFYQGSTLLGTDTSSPYSYSWTGVTAGTYSLTAKATDNAGAVTTSGAVSVTVGSTPAAQAIPGKIEAESFTAQQGTDKETTTDTGGGQNVDYFDTGDWLDYTVNVATAGSYTAQFRVASATGGATLQLRTSAGAVLGSINVGNTGGWQSWQTISTSVTLPAGNQTLRLYAAASTGCNVNWLNFASATQTATNLALNKLTVTSSTENSGTPGSAAVDGNTTSTRWGSAFADPQWIYVDLGASYNVNRVKLTWEAAYGKDYLVQVSPDATNWTTIKTVTGNATLTNDHTGLTGTGRYVRMYGTARAVINGASYGYSLYELEVYGTAASGGGTGSTACTGTVANGDYSYEISTTNGTVNWKFIPLGPIAGSNMALLYVKVGTGGYTGYNMTASGSNFTFSQAQTAGAALSFYFTYRVGTTTAERNSSATPHSYTAGATCTGSRTALASSTAVAPEARLYPNPASTQLTVPANGATTLTITDALGRLVHTEKVAASQPYSVVDVHSLRPGLYFLTLRGATGAATVQQFIKE